One Arthrobacter sp. StoSoilB20 DNA segment encodes these proteins:
- a CDS encoding transketolase C-terminal domain-containing protein — protein MSATTEAPDTTATVKPKLKTSAMIASFADPGQKTTSAPFGHALVKAAEADPRIVGLTADLGKYTDMHIFANAFPERFFQMGMAEQLLFGAAAGMAETGLIPFASTYSVFAARRAYDFLCLDIAEPNLNVNIIGGLPGLTTGYGPSHQATEDMAIFRGMPNLTIVDPCDSVDIEQAVPQLAASEGPTYLRLLRGNVPTVLDEYDYTFELGKAKVLRGGNDVVFVSSGLMTMRALQAADALAKHNVDVAVVHTPTIKPFDSATVLAELNTDRLAVTLENHTVVGGLFETVASVVVTSGLGKRVVPIALPDQFLDAGALPTLHERYGLSVDRIVAKVLAELG, from the coding sequence ATGAGCGCCACCACTGAAGCCCCCGACACCACCGCCACCGTGAAGCCCAAGCTGAAGACTTCCGCCATGATCGCGTCCTTCGCGGACCCCGGGCAGAAGACCACGTCAGCACCGTTCGGCCATGCCTTGGTCAAAGCCGCAGAGGCTGATCCGCGGATTGTGGGCCTGACCGCGGACCTGGGCAAGTACACGGACATGCATATCTTCGCCAATGCCTTCCCTGAACGCTTCTTCCAAATGGGCATGGCTGAGCAGCTCCTGTTCGGTGCCGCCGCCGGCATGGCCGAGACCGGCCTGATCCCGTTCGCTTCCACCTATTCGGTGTTCGCGGCACGGCGCGCTTACGACTTCCTTTGCCTGGACATCGCCGAGCCGAACCTCAACGTCAACATCATCGGCGGCCTGCCCGGCCTGACCACCGGGTACGGACCGAGCCACCAGGCCACCGAGGACATGGCCATCTTCCGCGGAATGCCCAACCTGACCATCGTGGACCCCTGTGACTCGGTGGACATCGAGCAGGCCGTTCCCCAGCTGGCGGCCTCCGAGGGGCCCACGTACCTGCGCTTGCTGCGCGGCAATGTGCCCACGGTCCTGGATGAGTACGACTACACGTTCGAGCTCGGCAAGGCCAAGGTCCTGCGCGGCGGCAATGATGTTGTGTTCGTTTCCTCGGGTTTGATGACCATGCGTGCCCTGCAGGCGGCAGATGCCCTGGCCAAGCACAACGTCGATGTTGCCGTGGTTCACACGCCCACCATCAAGCCCTTCGACTCCGCTACTGTCCTGGCCGAGCTGAACACCGACCGCCTCGCCGTCACGCTGGAAAACCACACCGTTGTTGGCGGCCTGTTCGAAACTGTTGCCTCCGTTGTCGTAACCTCCGGCCTGGGCAAGCGCGTGGTTCCCATTGCGCTTCCGGACCAGTTCCTCGACGCCGGTGCGCTGCCCACCCTGCATGAGCGCTACGGACTGTCCGTGGACAGGATCGTCGCGAAGGTGCTCGCAGAGCTCGGCTGA